The Streptomyces sp. NBC_00454 DNA segment CCGAGGCCGCGGGCGGGACCGGCGTGTTCAAGGCCCTCGTACGCCGACGGACCCGGGCCCGTCAGCTGGACGCCACGGCCCTGCTCACGGGCTATCTGGGGCTGGCCTTCTTCATCCCCTCGAACCTGACCCTGCCGGGACTGGGCGGGGTCGGCACCCCGGCCAACGTCTTCGCGCTCCTGGCGCTGTTCTGGTACCTGGCCACCTGGCTGGCCGGCCGGATCCGGGCGGCCCCCGGCACCCGGCTGCCCAGGGTCGTGATGTGGCTGCTGGCCGTCTCCGTGCTGGCCTCGTACCTCGCCAACGCCTCCCGGGGCTCCACCCACAAGGAGGTGCTCGGGGCGGACCGGGGGCTCATCGGACTGCTCGTCTGGGTCTCGATCGTGGTGCTGGTCTCGGCCGGCATCCAGGACCGGGCCCGGCTGGACGTACTGCTGCGCCGGACCGTGGTGATGGGGGCGGTGGTGGCCGCCATCGGCTACTACGACTTCTTCACCGCCACGAACATCGCGGAGAAGATCAGCATCCCCGGGCTCCAGTCCAGCGTCGCGCAGATCACCACGCTGGACCGGGGCGCCTTCACCCGGCCCCGGTCGACCACGGCGCAGCCGCTGGAGTTCGGCGGCATGCTCGCGCTGCTCCTGCCCTTCGCGGTGCAGCAGGCCTTCGACCCGGTACGCAGCCACCTGAAGGCCTGGCGCCGCTGGGCGCCGGTGGCGCTGATGGGCGGCTCGCTGCCGCTGACGGTGTCGCGCACCTCCATCATCGGGGCGCTGATCGTGGTGATGGTGATGGTGCCGCGCTGGAAGCCGCAGCGCCGCTGGACCACCTTCGGCCTGCTGCTGGGCTCCGTGGCCGTCTTCAAGGTCCTCGTACCGGGGCTGATCGGCACGATCACCACCCTGTTCGCCTCGTTCCTGACGAACTCCGACAGCAGCACCCAGGCCCGCACCGTCAAGTACAGCGCGATCGTGCCCTACTTGGAGGAGCGCCCGCTGTTCGGGCGGGGCCTGGGGACCTTCACGCCGGACCTCTACTTCTTCACCGACAACCAGTACATGCTGACCCTGGCCGAGATGGGCCTGCTGGGCCTGGTCGCACTCCTGGCGCTGTTCCTCACCGGAATCCACCAGGGCGGCGCCATCCGCCGGCTCGCCGCCGACGAATCCGACCGGGAGCTCGGCCAGGCCTTCTTCGCGTCCGCCCTCGTCGCCCTGGTCAGCGCCGCCACCTTCGACGCCCTCAGCTTCCCGATGTTCGCCGGGATGTTCTTCCTGACGATCGCCGCCGGAGGCAGTTACCTCGGCTTCATCCGGCGCGCAGCGCCCAAGCCCCGAACCGTGGAGTCACCATGCCCTCCCGTCACCCAGCCGAGCCGGACCGGTCCCAGGCAACCGGTCCCGTAGCCGTGCTCGTCGTCACCTGGAACAGTGCCCGGGTGATACCGGAGTTCCTCGCCTCCCTCCCGGAGGGCATGGCCGGGACCGACTGGCACCTGGTCGTCGCCGACAACGACTCCGCCGACGACACCGTGGACCTGATCCGCTCGCTGGCCCCGGACGCCACGGTCGTCCAGACCGGCCGCAACGCCGGGTACGCCGCCGGGGTGAACGCCGCCCTGGCCGCGGCCGCCGGACGGCCCGGCGGGTTCCGGGCCGCCCTGGTGTGCAATCCGGACATCCGGATGCGGCGCGGCGCGGCGAAGCTCCTCGTCGACGCGCTCGGCGCCCCCCTCGACGGGCGCGACGGCGGCGGCCGGGTCGGGATCAGCGTCCCGCTGCTGTACGAGGAGGACGGCACGCTCACGCACTCGCTGCGCAGGGAGTCGCGGGTGACCCGCGCCCTGGGGGAGGCGGTCATCGGCAACCGCCGGGCGGGGCGCTTCCCGCTCTGGAGCGAGCTGGTCACCGATCCGTCCGCCTACGCCCGCGCGACGGTGGCCGACTGGGCCACCGGCGCGCTGATGGCCATCTCCCGGGAGTGCCTGGACGCCTGCGGCGCCTGGGACGAATCGTTCTTCCTGTACTCGGAGGAGACCGAGTACTGCCTCCGCGCAGGTGACCGCGGCTACGCCACCAGACTCGAACCCGCGGCCTCGGCCGTCCACCTCGGCGGGGACTCGCAGGTCTCGCCGCGCCTGTGGACCCTGCTGACCCTCAACCGCGTCAGGCTCTACGGGCGCCGCCACGGCGCGGCGGCCACCGCGGCCTTCCGCGCGGCCGTCCTGCTGCGCGAGACCTCCCGAGCCGCCCTCGGCCGGCCCGCCAGCCTCGCGGCCGCCCGGGCCCTGGCCAGCCCCTCCGCGCTGCGCGCCACACCGGGGCCCTGACCCCCGGCCCGGGCGCCGCGTCCCGGCCGGGGACACACCACACCCGGCCGGGACAACCTCACCCGGACGGCTTCTGCCCCTCCCAGGCGGTGTAGAAGCTCTCCGGGTTGACCAGGTAGCGGACGGTGGCCCGGGGCACGTGACGGACCTCGTGGCGCCGGCTGTAGCGGCGAACGAGCTCCCAGTCCTCGCGGGGCAGCACCTCGGGGGTGCGCAGCAGCCGGCTGAAGTACAGGGAGCGGCTGCGGCGCGCCACGAAGGCATTGGTGTCGAGGAAGGCCTCGTGGGCGGCGCGGCGCCGGTCGAAGGGCACCGACAGGACGTCCCGCTCGGAACCGTCGGGGAGCACCCTGCGCAGCGCGGTGTACACGGCGTCCGGCCCGCCGGGCGCCTCCAGCACCGCGAGGGCCTGCTCCAGGTGGTCGGGCTCCCACAGGTTGTCGTCGTCCAGGAAGGCCACGTACCGCGACCGGGTCAGCCGGATCCCCACATTGCGCACCACTCCGGCCGTGGCCGTGTTGCGGGCCAGTGACACCGCGAACAGCCGCGGGTCCGAAGGCAGTTCCGGCAGTCCGGCGCCGTCGTCCACGACGATGACCACCTGATCGGCCACGGTCTGGCCCAGGGCGGAGGCCACCGCCGCGCGCAGCGCCTCCGGGCGCCGGTGGGTGGCGATCACGGTGGCGACCAGAGCGGCGGGGGGCTCGCCCAGAAGGGCGGCGAGCCGGGCGGCCTCGGCGTCCTCGAAGCGGCGCAGCCGCACGGCGGAGGGCGCGAGCAGGAGCTTGTTCCTGGCCTCGAAGAGCACCAGCCAGCCGAAGGCCCGCTTGAGCAGCTCCCAGGGGGCGCGGGCGATGCGGCGCATGATGTCCTCTCGGTCGGCGGACGGGTCCGTCCTCGGGCTTCGGCTCTTCGGCCTGCGGTTCTCGGCGCTCAAGGGGAGGGCTCGGGCACGACGGGGCGCCCGTCGCTCATGCGGTTGCCGCGCCACACGTTCCCCGCGCCGCCCGAGTTCCAGGCGGCCACCGGACCGTAGGTCCCGCTGCCCGGGTGGTACTGGGTGGAGAACACGTTGTTCGTGACCTCGATGCCCGTGGCCCCGGGGCCGCCGCCGTAGAGCGCGTACGCCCCGCCGGCCAGCCAGTTGGAGTCGACGGTCACGGAGGACACGGAGCCCGTGTCGGCGAAGAGCCCGAGGGCGGCCGAGGCTCCCCGGTCCACCGCGACGGAATTGAGCAGGGTGTTGTGGCGCACGGTCAGCCGGCCCTTGTTGCCGCCACCGCTGATGACCGCGTCGGTGTGCTGCCACTCGCCGCCCTGATTGCGGAACGCGGCGATGTCGTGCACGTAGTTGTCGTGCAGGTTGCCCTGGCCCATCGACAGGGCGTTGCCGAACACCGAGACGTCGCACCAGCCGACCTCGACCGAGCTTTCGCCCATGTTGGAGACCGCGTAGTCGACGCCCCCGTTGTCGGGTCCCTTGCCCGGTACGGCGGTGATCGTGGTGTGCAGCACCCGCAGGCCCTTGAAGCCGGGACGCAGGTTGATTCCCCACCAGTTGGCCGAGGTGATCCTGCTGTCGATGACGGTGACGTTGTCGGCGTAGACGTCCAGCGAACCGTGGATGTCCCAGCCCTTGATGACCATCCCGTCGGTCTTGACGGACATGTTCCCCGTGTCGTGCCGCTCCAGGGCGATCCGCGGGCCGGTGCTCCGGGCATCGGGGAACCCGCAGGCACCGGGGGAGGAACAGGCGGACCCCGGCGCGGGCGATCCGCTGCCGCTGCTCCCCGGCGAGGGGGTGGCGGACGGCGAGGGCGAAGTCGAGGGCGAAGGCGATCCGGCCGAGGGGCTTGGGCTGTCCGAGGCGGACGGCTCCGGCGAGGGGGTCGGCTCCGGTTCCGGAGCGGGATGGCCGCCGGGGCACACGAGGGCGGCGTCCGGGCAGGACCCGGTGTCGGTGGTGCCGGTCCGCTCGGCCTGGTAGATGACGAGCGCGGCGATCAGGACGAGCCCGGCCGCCGCCCAGGCTAAGAGACGCTTGCGGTTGCGAGCCATGGCTCTCTAACCCCTTGCCGGGACGGTGGAGGGCGCCTTGGCGGCCGCGGGTGCGGCGGCCGGCACGGAGCCTCGTAGGAAGGAGCGGCTGGGCAGCACGCACAGGACGTAGCCCAGGGTTCCCGCGATCGCGGTCGCGAGCAGGGCGAGCACCCCGTCTCCGAGGAGCCGCTCCAGGCCCAGGAGCACGGCGGCCATCACTGCGCCGCCGAGGAAGGGCCAGGCGCAGGCCCGCGCGAGGGATCCCAGGCCGATGCCGCCGCGGTGCAGCGCGAAGAGGAACACCGGAACCACCACGGCGCCGGCCACCAGCACGTGCCCCTGGGCCACCCCGACGATCCCGCCGGCCCCGGCGCCGATCACCAGTGCCGGGACCAGGACCACCAGCCACAGCCCCTGGACCCCGATGAGGGAGCGGCGCCGGCCGATGGCCACCAGGCAGTCGTAGGCCAGTTCGCAGCCGATGCGTACGAGTCCCAGCCCCATCAGCCAGGGCAGCGCGGCGGCCGCCGGGAGCCAGCGGGCACCGTAGACGAGCTCGACGATCGGCGCGGCGAGCACGGCCAGCAGCACGCACAGCGGCACGGTGCCGGTCATCACGACGCCCAGCGCCCGGCCGAACCCGCTCGCCAGGGCCCCGGGGGTCTCTGCCAGCCGGGAGAACCCGGCGAAGGAGACGCGGCGGGCCGCCTCGGAGATGATCCGCACGGGCCAGCCGGAGATGTTGAAGGCCAGCACGTAGAAGCCCAGGGCCAGTTGGTCCAGGGAGGAGCCCACCACCATGGTGTCCACGTTGACCACGCCGAGGGCGAGCATGCTGGCCCCGGCCAGCGGGAGCCCGAAGCGGAGCAGGGCGCGGGCCTGCTCCCGGTCCCAGCCGAACCTCAGGGTGCCGGGCGCGGCGAGGCAGCAGCCGATGAGAGCGGCCACGTTGCCCGCGACGGAGCCCCAGGCGAAGCTCATCGCACCCCAGCCCTGGACGGCGAGCAGCAGGGTCACCGCCGTGCTGAGCACGAAGTTGAGGGCGTCGATGGCCATCCGGCGCCCCTGCGCGAACTCCCGGGTGAGGAATCCGGCGGGGACCTGCGAGAGGCCGTCGAGGACCACGCACACGCACATCACCCGCAGGACGCCGGAGGCCTCGGGGGAGCCGAGGACCCGGGCCACCGCGGGGGCCGCCGCGAAGAGGACGGCGTACAGCAGGCAGCTGGACGCGGCGCTCAGGGTCAGGACGGTCGGGGCGAAGCGGCGCGGGTCGCCCTCCCAGCGGACGATGGCGAGGGAGACGCCGAGCTCGTTCGCGGAGAGCAGGACCAGTAGGACCGTCTGGGCGATCCCGTAGACGCCCCAGGCCTCGGGGCCGAGGAAGAACCGGGCGAGGACGATGCCGGTGACGAAGTTGCCGAGGCGCATGACCACGGTGTTGACCAGGCTCCACCGGGCGGCGGAGCCGACCTTGCGGCCCAGGGAGGGCGGCTGGGCCGAGGGCGGATCGGCCGGGGGTTCGGCCGGGGGCTCGCCACCGGGTTGCGTCACGGGCCCGGTCACGGCGATCCGTTGGAGCGGTAGGCGGCCGAGGCCGGCAGGACCGTGAGGGCCATCGTGGCCGTGGGATCGGCGGACTTGGCCGCCTCGGCGGGGCCGGCGGACGGCTCGGAGCCGCCCGCGTCGGATCCGTCCGCGGCGGGCCGGCGCCGCCCGGGAGCGTCGGCCTTGCGGCGGCGGGCCTCCACGAAGAAGGTGGCCACCAGACTGAGGACGAAGCCCAGGGCCCCGGCCATGACGAGGTACTGGATCCGGGTCTTGGTCTGTGCCTCGGGCTTCTGGGGCGGAACGATCGTGGCCATGCGGATCATCGCCTCCGGCTGTACGGACT contains these protein-coding regions:
- a CDS encoding glycosyltransferase: MPSRHPAEPDRSQATGPVAVLVVTWNSARVIPEFLASLPEGMAGTDWHLVVADNDSADDTVDLIRSLAPDATVVQTGRNAGYAAGVNAALAAAAGRPGGFRAALVCNPDIRMRRGAAKLLVDALGAPLDGRDGGGRVGISVPLLYEEDGTLTHSLRRESRVTRALGEAVIGNRRAGRFPLWSELVTDPSAYARATVADWATGALMAISRECLDACGAWDESFFLYSEETEYCLRAGDRGYATRLEPAASAVHLGGDSQVSPRLWTLLTLNRVRLYGRRHGAAATAAFRAAVLLRETSRAALGRPASLAAARALASPSALRATPGP
- a CDS encoding glycosyltransferase family 2 protein, translating into MRRIARAPWELLKRAFGWLVLFEARNKLLLAPSAVRLRRFEDAEAARLAALLGEPPAALVATVIATHRRPEALRAAVASALGQTVADQVVIVVDDGAGLPELPSDPRLFAVSLARNTATAGVVRNVGIRLTRSRYVAFLDDDNLWEPDHLEQALAVLEAPGGPDAVYTALRRVLPDGSERDVLSVPFDRRRAAHEAFLDTNAFVARRSRSLYFSRLLRTPEVLPREDWELVRRYSRRHEVRHVPRATVRYLVNPESFYTAWEGQKPSG
- a CDS encoding O-antigen ligase family protein; its protein translation is MNIGEIGTVLRRRWYVMMPLTMVGILAGFQLYESVPVSYQSQSSVALLDSTAVAELAPTFGNPIANAGGSLVVTADVLIRTLSGADAARDLQGLGVTDPYTVGFAANTSGPMLTLTVTGTDREKVLKETSTLTAFAGEQLNALQTAAKIQPAYFVQTAPVVLPQTPQPQLKARYQQVLAVVIAGLVAGFTASFLAESLLSARRRRREAAEAAGGTGVFKALVRRRTRARQLDATALLTGYLGLAFFIPSNLTLPGLGGVGTPANVFALLALFWYLATWLAGRIRAAPGTRLPRVVMWLLAVSVLASYLANASRGSTHKEVLGADRGLIGLLVWVSIVVLVSAGIQDRARLDVLLRRTVVMGAVVAAIGYYDFFTATNIAEKISIPGLQSSVAQITTLDRGAFTRPRSTTAQPLEFGGMLALLLPFAVQQAFDPVRSHLKAWRRWAPVALMGGSLPLTVSRTSIIGALIVVMVMVPRWKPQRRWTTFGLLLGSVAVFKVLVPGLIGTITTLFASFLTNSDSSTQARTVKYSAIVPYLEERPLFGRGLGTFTPDLYFFTDNQYMLTLAEMGLLGLVALLALFLTGIHQGGAIRRLAADESDRELGQAFFASALVALVSAATFDALSFPMFAGMFFLTIAAGGSYLGFIRRAAPKPRTVESPCPPVTQPSRTGPRQPVP
- a CDS encoding oligosaccharide flippase family protein — its product is MTGPVTQPGGEPPAEPPADPPSAQPPSLGRKVGSAARWSLVNTVVMRLGNFVTGIVLARFFLGPEAWGVYGIAQTVLLVLLSANELGVSLAIVRWEGDPRRFAPTVLTLSAASSCLLYAVLFAAAPAVARVLGSPEASGVLRVMCVCVVLDGLSQVPAGFLTREFAQGRRMAIDALNFVLSTAVTLLLAVQGWGAMSFAWGSVAGNVAALIGCCLAAPGTLRFGWDREQARALLRFGLPLAGASMLALGVVNVDTMVVGSSLDQLALGFYVLAFNISGWPVRIISEAARRVSFAGFSRLAETPGALASGFGRALGVVMTGTVPLCVLLAVLAAPIVELVYGARWLPAAAALPWLMGLGLVRIGCELAYDCLVAIGRRRSLIGVQGLWLVVLVPALVIGAGAGGIVGVAQGHVLVAGAVVVPVFLFALHRGGIGLGSLARACAWPFLGGAVMAAVLLGLERLLGDGVLALLATAIAGTLGYVLCVLPSRSFLRGSVPAAAPAAAKAPSTVPARG